The genomic window CCTGGCTGGGGCCCGACGACCCGTCCGACGATCGTGATCTCGCGGCCCTTGCCATAGACCTTGAGGTCGAGAAGGGTCGAGGTTCCCGCCACGAAGCGGCCTCCGGTTCGATCGGAGGCGATCGGCCGGTCGTAGGCATTGAGCGGCTTCTCGAGCACTTCCAGGTAGGTGCCGCCCTTGCGATGCTTGGCATAGAGGATGGTTCCGCCGACCATCACCGTGCGACCCCGGTAGGCGGAAGGATTGCCTCGAATCGTCGCGAAGGAGGGTTGATTCTGGACCTGCTGCTGGACCTCGTTGGGAAATGGGCTGCAGCTAACGGCGACCAGAGCGAACAGCGGGAGAAGATGCCGCCCCAGCCGCCTCCAGAAGAGCGTGTTCATCGCTTTCGATCCTTCCCCGAGAGGATTTGGATCGGCACGAGGAGCCAGCTTCGGCATTCAGGAATGTGCCACTACGGAATTTAGCCGCCGATTCGAGCCGGTGCAAGCGCGCGCATGGGAGAGGGCGGTGCCAGCCTCAAGGGGACTGCTACCACCACCAAGGGCCAAAGCCCCACCCCATGCCCAATCCCATCCCCGGATAGCCCCAGCCCCAGCCCATGCCGGGATAGCCCCAGTAGGAGTCGGCGGCCGTGTATTGCGGCCACAAGTGGATATGGGTCGCGGCGACCACGGGATAGGTGTAGGGCTTTTCGCCGATCACCCCCGGCTGGGGCGCAGCGAGGCGTCCGACGACCGTGACATCGCGTCCCTTGCTGTAGACCGACGGGTCGAGAAAGGTCGAGGTCCGGACAAGGAAGCGACCACCGATCTTATCCGAGTCGATCGGTTGATCAGAGCTATCGAGCCTTTCCTGGAGCACTTCGATTAGCGTGACGTCCTTGAGGTTCTTCGTTTGGGCGATCGTCCCCCCGAGCATGACCATGCGACCTCGGAAGGCGGAAGGGTTCTGCCGAATCGCGGCAAAGGACGGCTGACCCTTCACCTGCTGCTTTACTTCGCTTGAGAATGGGCTGCAGCTGGACAGAAGCGTCGCAAGAATCAGGCAAGCGAGAGCCCGCGGCCACCCCTGAAATTGCGGAGCCATACAAGCGAATCCCTTCTGCCGCTCACCACATGCCGAAGCCCGGCATGCCAAAGCCCGGGAAGAAGCCCATTCCCGACCCCCACATGCCCGGCTCGTAGCCCCAATTCATCATCGCCCAGTCGTAATCTGCCCCCACGCTGCTCTCGGGCTGCCAGAGATGGATCTGAGAAATCGAGACGACAGGGTAGGAGTAGCTTCTCTTCCCGATGGTTCCCGGCTGGATGCCGCTGACACGACCGGCCACGGTGACCTCGCGGCCGCGCTTGTAAATCGAAGGATCGAGGAACTTGGGAGTCACGGCGAGAAAGCGCCCGCCCGATTGATTGGTCGAGCGCGGGCGTTCGTCGCCTCCCAGCGGTCTTTGGACGATTTCCAGGACTGTCGCGTTCTTCTGGTTCTGGATTTGGGCGATCTTGCCGCCCAAGATCACGAGTCGGCCCCGGTAGGCGGCGGGGTCCTGGCGCAGGGCACCGAACGAAGGTTGGTCCTTGGCAGCCTCCAGGGTAGATTCGGCAAAGGGCCCGCCGCATCCGGCCAGGGTAGCAAGCAGGAGAGCCGCGAGAGTCGACCCGAGACTGAACCGCACGCGTTGACTACTCATCGCCACTGACCTATGGGCGATCGGCAGCCCCTCCGTCAAGGCCAAACCGGCTTTCCGCGAGCACGGTCGAGCTCATCCTTCCAGCGGCAAAAATGTCTTTGGCGGCAACCGGATCCATGCGAAGGTATGCCACTGCCAAGCGGCCGCCTGCGGGCAGTGGGACAGGAAGAGATCAGGGGATGGAACGGAGACGGTGGATCGGCCTTTTGGCCTCCGTGGCGCTGCATGCAGGCATCCTGCTCGGAACCGATGCCTGGGTCGTCAAACGGGCCGAGTATGGGATGGCGCTGGGAGAGAGGTCGATCGCCGTCGACCTGGTAGAAGGGGCGTCGGAACCGGAAGTGACCCCGCAACCGCTTCCGCAACCCGAACCGCCCACCAAGCCGCTTCCCGAGGAGATGGCGCAGGCGGTCGAGCGGAAGCCCGCTCCCCTGGCTGCACTGCCCAAGGAGCCGGAGAAGGCTGCGCGGAAGTCTCATTCAGTGGCCGAGCGAGGGAAGGGCGTTTGGGGAGCGGGGCGGGACGCGACGACCCTGAGGCGCGCAAGCGGCACCAGCGCCCAGCCGGACTATCTGAGCAACCCGCCCCCTCCTTATCCCGAGGAGTGCCGTTGCCGGGGCGAGCAGGGGACGGTGGTGGTGAAGGTCCTGGTCTCTCCTCGCGGAACGGCGCAATCGGTCGCACTGAGCCGGAGCTCGGGGTTCGGCCCGCTCGATCGCGCCGCGCTCGAGGCGGTCCGGCGGTGGCGGTTTCGGGCGGCAACGATGGGAGGGCTTCCCATCGAGTCCTATGTGATGGTTCCGATCCGCTTCGTCCTCGAGAACTAGCGTGGGCCTTCTCTGGGGAGGCCGCATCAGATCCTGACCTGAATGTCCCGGTAGGCGGCCCAGCCGATGAGCGTAAAGGGAACCGATTGGACGGCGAAGAAGAGCAGCAAGAGGATCAGCCGGAGCCGGGGAACGAGCTTCGGCGTCTGCGCATCAAGCTCCCGCTTGATGTAGTTGGCCACGATCTCGATTGCCCGAGTATCCGGATAGATCGAATAGACCTGGATGTATTGCTGCACGTCCCGGGAGACCGCCTCTTGTGCCGCGCCAGTTCGGACGGAGAGGATCCAGCTCAGGAAAGGGTGCATCCGCTGGAAATTCCGAGCAGCGCCCTTCGCGTAGATCTTGGCGACGACAAACGTTGTGTTTTGGTTCGTGAGCGGGATCTTCGGGGCCCCGAGCTCATCATACCACTTGGCCGGGTCGTGGGGCTCCTGGCCGAGCTGCCAGACGGTCTTCCGAGCCGCCTGGAAGGTGCTGCTCTTCCAGGCTTGGTCGACCTGAAGCGAAGCAGCCCAAAGATTGACGAACTGCTCGCCGGCCGTCTTCGCATGGCTGAGGGCGAAATAGAGGAGTGCGCCCAGCAAGGTGGCTGCTGCGGCGACGGCACAAAAGATGTGATGAATGGGGCTCGCGTGAAAGAGGAGATTCCAGAGCTTGGTGTAGTGGCTCGCCAGCCACCAGCAGCCGCCTGCCAGGAGAACGGCGACCGCGCAGGCGAGCACGAACTGCCCCGTTGCCTCGAGCAGGAAAAGTAGGATGCAGGAGCTGGTTACGGTGATCAGATCTCCGATCATAGGGAGGCCTTCGGGTTGTAAGGAGAGGGAGAGGGGCGAGTCAAGACGCAGGGTGGCCGCTCGATGCGCGCTCGACCGCTCGTGCCCCCGCGTCTTTCCAGGATAGGAGGCGCTCGCAAGGCTTCAGAGCAAAAGGGATTGCTTTTTTTCCCTGCGCGGGTAATCCGATTCAGGATAGCTCTCGACTGCGCGCGATTTTGCTGCAGCCGAGGAGGTTTCTGCTGATGATGCGCAGAGGGGGCAACCGGTCGGCGAAACGAAGGGCGAGGCGTGGGTCGGACGGTGTGAATCCAAGCAGGATACCAGGCGAATCGGATTGATGAATCCCAACCACATGATCATCGGCCTCGGCGGAACGGGAGGCAAAATCATCCGGGCCGTCCGAAAGACCATCTTTCAGGAATTTCGAAGCTTGAGCCCGGAAGAGGTGAGCGTCGGGTACCTCTACGTCGATTCGAGCGATGAGCTGATGCGCCTTGACGATCCGACCTGGAAGATCCTGGGGCAGAGCGTTCAGCTGGGCCCGAACAGCCAGCTTCACATTCGGTGCGCCAACCTCTCCTCCATTCTGGAAAATCTGACCAACTACCCGGGAATCCGCCCCTGGATCGGCGACCGCGCGATCTGGAACGATATCTTGGGAGGGATCGTGGGCGATGCGATCGGCGGCCAGAAACGGAGGCTCGGTCGATTCCTCTTTGCCAACCATGCGACCGAGTTTTGCGATCGGCTCACCACGCAGGTGCGCGAGCTCCAATCCGGTGGGGAGACAAGCGTGACCTTTCACGTCTGCACTGGTCTTGCGGGAGGGACCGGAAGCGGGACGATCATCGACACGCTTTGCCAGATTCGACGCCTCTATCCCGACTCCCTGCAATATCGCATCATCGGGTATCTTCTCCTTCCCGAGGAGCATCCGAAGCCCAATTGGAACACTGGGAACTACCATGCCAACGGCTATGCGGCGCTGGCGGAGCTCAACGCGC from Methylacidimicrobium sp. B4 includes these protein-coding regions:
- a CDS encoding energy transducer TonB, with product MERRRWIGLLASVALHAGILLGTDAWVVKRAEYGMALGERSIAVDLVEGASEPEVTPQPLPQPEPPTKPLPEEMAQAVERKPAPLAALPKEPEKAARKSHSVAERGKGVWGAGRDATTLRRASGTSAQPDYLSNPPPPYPEECRCRGEQGTVVVKVLVSPRGTAQSVALSRSSGFGPLDRAALEAVRRWRFRAATMGGLPIESYVMVPIRFVLEN
- a CDS encoding Slp family lipoprotein, producing the protein MAPQFQGWPRALACLILATLLSSCSPFSSEVKQQVKGQPSFAAIRQNPSAFRGRMVMLGGTIAQTKNLKDVTLIEVLQERLDSSDQPIDSDKIGGRFLVRTSTFLDPSVYSKGRDVTVVGRLAAPQPGVIGEKPYTYPVVAATHIHLWPQYTAADSYWGYPGMGWGWGYPGMGLGMGWGFGPWWW
- a CDS encoding Slp family lipoprotein — encoded protein: MSSQRVRFSLGSTLAALLLATLAGCGGPFAESTLEAAKDQPSFGALRQDPAAYRGRLVILGGKIAQIQNQKNATVLEIVQRPLGGDERPRSTNQSGGRFLAVTPKFLDPSIYKRGREVTVAGRVSGIQPGTIGKRSYSYPVVSISQIHLWQPESSVGADYDWAMMNWGYEPGMWGSGMGFFPGFGMPGFGMW
- a CDS encoding Slp family lipoprotein, which gives rise to MNTLFWRRLGRHLLPLFALVAVSCSPFPNEVQQQVQNQPSFATIRGNPSAYRGRTVMVGGTILYAKHRKGGTYLEVLEKPLNAYDRPIASDRTGGRFVAGTSTLLDLKVYGKGREITIVGRVVGPQPGRIGERRYTYPLIAARSIHLWREHVVDDHWNDPRVEWGWGYPGMDWGMGWPLMPPLTFW